The proteins below come from a single Acidobacteriota bacterium genomic window:
- a CDS encoding putative zinc-binding metallopeptidase yields the protein MLVTENGQPEPAYQELLSRPIRELGLKLEGSPVERFVEQLYRELDARGLTKFRPACYLTDEWGCPSGEPVIGIPFYLAHAGLAELEKETHDLEDAREIMMYLRHEAGHAFTYAYRLHKAPEWKKLFGPFRRPYRDNYQPAPFSRDYVRHLPGWYAQKHPDEDFAETFAVWLTPRSNWRKRYRGWNAIEKLRYLDRLVRKVGRSDPPRRRGQTDITVDEMETTVGEFYHQSAREEVAVTELAPDTDLRDIFRVSKRRRTARPAQDFLRKHRKSIIDKVAQWTGAQRPLIKTLLATIEERAAKLDLRADRDRESEHLAEVTAYTTALVMTYVTKGKFIQP from the coding sequence ATGCTTGTGACCGAGAACGGACAACCAGAGCCCGCGTACCAGGAACTTCTGAGCCGGCCGATTCGTGAACTTGGCCTTAAGCTCGAAGGTTCGCCCGTGGAGCGCTTTGTCGAGCAGCTCTACCGCGAACTCGATGCCCGCGGTCTGACGAAATTCCGGCCCGCCTGCTATCTGACTGACGAGTGGGGATGTCCGTCCGGCGAGCCCGTGATCGGCATTCCGTTTTACCTGGCGCACGCTGGCCTGGCGGAACTCGAAAAAGAAACGCACGACCTGGAAGACGCGCGAGAAATCATGATGTATCTGCGCCACGAAGCCGGACACGCTTTTACCTACGCCTACCGCCTGCACAAGGCGCCGGAGTGGAAGAAGCTTTTTGGACCGTTCCGGCGGCCGTATCGCGACAACTACCAGCCTGCGCCATTTTCCCGCGACTATGTCCGCCACTTGCCGGGCTGGTACGCGCAAAAACATCCGGACGAAGATTTTGCCGAAACGTTTGCTGTGTGGCTCACGCCGCGTTCCAACTGGCGCAAGCGCTATCGCGGATGGAATGCAATCGAGAAGCTGCGTTATCTCGACCGTTTAGTCCGCAAGGTCGGACGTAGCGATCCTCCGCGCCGTCGCGGACAAACCGATATCACGGTCGACGAAATGGAAACCACGGTTGGCGAGTTCTATCATCAGTCCGCACGCGAAGAAGTTGCGGTAACCGAACTCGCGCCGGACACGGATTTGCGCGACATCTTTCGCGTTTCGAAGCGGCGCAGGACGGCGCGGCCGGCACAGGACTTTCTGCGCAAGCATCGCAAGTCGATCATCGACAAAGTGGCGCAGTGGACCGGAGCACAACGTCCATTGATCAAAACACTGCTGGCGACCATCGAAGAACGCGCCGCCAAACTCGATCTAAGGGCTGACCGTGATCGCGAGTCCGAACACCTCGCCGAAGTGACCGCGTACACGACGGCTCTGGTCATGACATATGTAACGAAAGGAAAGTTTATTCAGCCGTAG
- a CDS encoding carboxypeptidase regulatory-like domain-containing protein, producing MKHRFSLIWLAILVVVAVPVWAQSPTGAIRGKVTDPSGAVVTNAAVTATGSNGQVYSAKSGTGGVYEISSLPPGTYTLTANARGFAPFTQLSFVITAGAAQQFDIPLDIQVQQEKIDVQENSSQVEVSPSNNASSIVLKGADLDALSDDPDELSQDLQALAGPSAGPNGGQIYIDGFTGGQLPPKSSIREIRVNQNPFSSEYDRLGYGRIEVFTKPGTDKYHGQFFVEGNSSAFNARNPFVKEKPSYYTTTYNGNFGGPLGKKASVFFDFQRRNINEVAIVNTPALDANLQPFTLAENIPNPRTRTNLSPRFDYQVSKNNTLTARYQYVREAQDNAGVGGFTLPEAGYNSASSEHTLQVSDTQVLGTKAVNETRFQYMRENERQNPLSFAPSIEVIGAFNGGGNSDGLQKDITSHYEFQNYTSVAQGNHFIKFGGRLRIVHEEDTSGAGYNGSFSFPALTVEDCQPNPCTYSYQTALQALAAGATQAPGATLFSLQASPTGAVPTIPVTVADAGLYIQDEWKLRPNLTLSYGLRFETQNAIHDHADWAPRVAIAWGIGGGGKNAAKTVLRAGYGIFYDRFPQGEVLNADRQNGVIQQEYVVSDTQAPISFFPTVPAPSDLPASQTVPTIYQINSRLHSPYILQSAVSVERQLTKNANIAVSYLNARGVHQFLSVNANAPTPGTPYSNGPRPDPLAGNIYQYVSEGLFKQNQLITNFNIRAGTKLNLFGFYSLSYANSDAGGVSSFSSNPYDIGLDYGRASFDTRHRLFLGGSVGMPYGFRISPFMIFNSGSPYTVTIGKDLNNDSIFNERPALATGISGDCLSPTNPCHYAVPGESYVPIPINSLTGPDRFTLNMRLSKTFGFGPEKKGAAGAQGGPSMGPFGGGGGPPRGGGGGGRGGPGFGVTSNRRYSLTFSINARNLLNRVNLSTPNGNLSSPLFGKSNGLAGGPFSGGPSNRRVELQAMFSF from the coding sequence GTGAAGCATCGTTTCTCATTGATCTGGCTGGCAATTCTAGTGGTGGTCGCGGTTCCGGTTTGGGCACAGAGTCCGACTGGAGCGATCCGCGGCAAAGTCACGGACCCCTCGGGAGCTGTCGTCACGAATGCTGCGGTGACTGCGACAGGTTCGAACGGGCAGGTGTACTCCGCGAAGAGCGGAACGGGCGGAGTCTACGAAATTTCTTCATTGCCCCCGGGCACCTATACCCTCACCGCAAACGCCCGTGGATTCGCACCGTTCACGCAACTCAGCTTTGTGATCACCGCTGGGGCGGCGCAGCAATTCGATATTCCTCTCGACATCCAGGTGCAACAAGAGAAGATCGACGTCCAAGAGAACAGTTCGCAGGTTGAGGTTAGTCCGTCGAACAACGCGAGTTCCATCGTACTCAAGGGAGCGGATCTGGATGCGCTGTCGGACGATCCTGACGAACTTTCGCAGGACTTGCAGGCATTGGCCGGACCTTCCGCCGGACCCAACGGCGGTCAGATCTATATCGATGGATTTACCGGTGGGCAACTTCCACCCAAATCGTCGATTCGTGAAATCCGGGTCAACCAGAATCCTTTTTCGTCGGAATACGACCGGCTGGGATATGGCCGAATCGAAGTTTTCACCAAGCCCGGTACCGACAAATATCACGGGCAATTTTTCGTCGAGGGCAATAGTTCGGCGTTCAACGCCCGCAATCCGTTTGTGAAGGAAAAACCTTCTTACTACACGACCACCTACAACGGGAACTTCGGCGGACCACTCGGCAAGAAAGCCTCGGTCTTTTTTGATTTTCAGAGACGCAATATCAATGAAGTGGCGATCGTAAACACGCCGGCGCTGGATGCAAATCTGCAGCCGTTTACGTTGGCGGAGAATATTCCCAACCCGCGTACGCGCACGAATCTCAGCCCGCGCTTCGACTATCAGGTGAGCAAGAACAATACGCTGACGGCGCGCTACCAGTATGTTCGAGAAGCGCAAGACAACGCCGGAGTAGGCGGATTCACGCTGCCTGAGGCGGGGTACAATTCTGCTTCCAGCGAACACACCCTCCAGGTCAGCGACACCCAGGTTCTCGGGACGAAGGCCGTGAACGAAACCCGATTTCAATACATGCGGGAAAACGAGCGGCAAAATCCGTTGAGCTTTGCGCCATCGATCGAGGTGATTGGCGCATTTAATGGCGGCGGGAACAGTGACGGATTACAGAAGGACATCACGAGTCATTATGAATTTCAAAATTACACTTCCGTCGCCCAGGGCAATCACTTCATAAAATTTGGCGGACGGCTGCGAATCGTGCACGAGGAAGATACTTCGGGTGCGGGGTATAACGGTTCTTTCAGTTTCCCGGCGCTTACGGTTGAAGATTGCCAGCCCAACCCATGCACCTATTCCTATCAGACAGCATTGCAAGCCCTGGCAGCCGGCGCGACCCAGGCGCCGGGAGCGACTCTGTTTTCACTGCAGGCCTCGCCCACCGGCGCTGTGCCGACCATCCCTGTGACTGTCGCGGACGCGGGCCTCTATATCCAGGACGAATGGAAACTTCGTCCTAACCTCACGCTCAGTTACGGATTGCGTTTTGAGACGCAGAATGCGATTCATGACCATGCGGACTGGGCACCGCGCGTGGCGATCGCATGGGGCATCGGTGGTGGCGGCAAGAATGCCGCCAAGACCGTGCTCCGCGCAGGCTACGGAATCTTCTACGATCGCTTTCCCCAAGGGGAGGTTCTCAACGCCGACCGTCAGAACGGCGTGATCCAGCAGGAGTACGTCGTGAGTGATACCCAGGCGCCGATCAGTTTTTTCCCGACTGTACCCGCGCCGAGTGATCTACCGGCATCACAGACGGTCCCAACTATCTACCAGATCAATTCGCGATTGCATTCGCCGTACATCCTGCAGAGCGCTGTGAGCGTGGAGCGGCAACTGACCAAGAACGCCAACATTGCCGTCTCCTATCTCAATGCGCGGGGAGTCCACCAATTTCTTTCGGTGAACGCGAATGCGCCGACGCCGGGAACGCCGTATTCCAACGGGCCACGGCCTGACCCTTTGGCGGGGAACATTTATCAGTATGTTTCCGAAGGACTCTTCAAGCAGAACCAACTGATTACCAACTTCAATATTCGCGCGGGCACAAAGCTGAATCTATTTGGGTTCTATTCACTGAGCTACGCCAATAGCGATGCTGGAGGGGTGTCCAGTTTTTCCTCGAATCCGTACGACATTGGCCTCGATTACGGGCGCGCCTCATTCGATACGCGCCATCGGCTGTTTCTCGGAGGGTCGGTGGGGATGCCCTATGGATTCCGTATCAGCCCCTTCATGATTTTCAACTCCGGCTCACCGTACACCGTTACGATCGGCAAGGATTTGAATAATGACTCGATCTTCAACGAGCGGCCCGCGCTCGCGACGGGCATCTCGGGCGATTGCCTGTCGCCGACTAACCCCTGCCACTACGCAGTTCCGGGCGAATCGTACGTTCCGATTCCGATTAACTCGCTGACTGGGCCGGACCGCTTCACGCTCAACATGCGCTTATCGAAGACATTTGGATTCGGGCCGGAGAAGAAAGGCGCGGCAGGAGCGCAAGGCGGGCCGAGCATGGGGCCATTCGGGGGCGGCGGCGGGCCGCCACGCGGCGGGGGCGGCGGCGGACGAGGCGGGCCCGGCTTCGGTGTGACGAGTAACCGGCGTTACAGTCTGACGTTCAGCATCAATGCGCGCAATCTACTCAACCGCGTCAACCTGTCGACCCCGAACGGGAACCTGAGTTCCCCACTCTTTGGAAAATCGAACGGCCTCGCGGGTGGACCATTCTCCGGTGGACCGTCGAACCGCCGCGTGGAACTGCAAGCGATGTTCAGCTTCTGA
- a CDS encoding D-alanine--D-alanine ligase, with amino-acid sequence MINAKLKVALLYDVWNEDPVAAAAKEDEPPARKTRHKKTKKKRKEMTDREEIFEALAKLGHEPSYFELDGRPQSLHSLSRCDADLIFNLTESFDGDDTKEMNVVAYVDLLGIPYTGAGPHAIFLAQDKAVAKKIFAFHNIKTPFFATAYRGHIEHAHDISFPLIIKPALEDGSIGIDVGSLVTNIKEMMERIQYIQDEFDSPALIEEYIEGREIYAGILGSYESAQVLPLVELDLSRLPEGTPKIATYDVKFEKNTEVYKLTKSALAEDLDEATTKRLSDTALAAYRALKLRDYGRIDMRLAPNGDVYVIEANPNPWLASRQEFAMAARAAGRSYTELIGEICELAMARYPKAGFANGAGG; translated from the coding sequence ATGATCAACGCCAAACTCAAAGTCGCATTGCTGTATGACGTCTGGAACGAGGATCCCGTTGCCGCGGCGGCCAAGGAAGATGAACCGCCTGCTCGCAAGACTCGTCACAAGAAGACGAAGAAGAAACGCAAGGAAATGACCGACCGCGAAGAGATCTTCGAGGCTCTCGCAAAACTCGGCCACGAGCCGTCGTATTTCGAACTGGATGGGCGTCCCCAGTCTCTGCATTCGCTCTCGCGTTGCGATGCCGACTTGATCTTCAACCTGACTGAATCGTTCGATGGTGACGACACCAAGGAAATGAACGTGGTCGCCTACGTCGATCTGCTGGGCATCCCCTACACTGGCGCGGGGCCGCACGCGATCTTCCTCGCGCAGGATAAAGCCGTCGCGAAGAAGATCTTCGCGTTCCACAACATTAAGACCCCATTCTTCGCCACCGCCTACCGTGGGCACATTGAGCACGCGCACGATATTTCCTTTCCCCTGATCATCAAACCCGCGCTCGAAGACGGCTCGATTGGCATCGACGTCGGCTCCCTCGTGACCAACATCAAAGAGATGATGGAGCGCATTCAATACATTCAGGATGAATTCGATTCTCCCGCGCTGATCGAGGAGTACATCGAAGGCCGCGAGATCTACGCCGGAATTCTGGGCAGTTATGAGAGCGCGCAGGTGCTGCCTTTGGTAGAACTCGACCTCTCGCGCCTGCCCGAAGGCACGCCGAAGATTGCAACCTACGATGTGAAGTTCGAAAAAAATACCGAAGTGTACAAACTGACCAAATCTGCACTCGCCGAAGATCTGGACGAAGCGACTACGAAGCGTTTGTCTGATACCGCGCTGGCCGCGTATCGTGCTCTGAAGTTGCGCGACTATGGCCGCATCGATATGCGCCTGGCGCCGAATGGCGACGTCTACGTGATCGAAGCGAATCCGAATCCATGGCTGGCCAGCCGCCAGGAATTCGCCATGGCCGCCCGGGCTGCCGGACGCTCATACACAGAGTTGATTGGAGAGATCTGCGAACTGGCGATGGCGCGGTATCCGAAAGCCGGATTTGCTAACGGCGCGGGTGGCTAG
- a CDS encoding DUF1311 domain-containing protein, whose protein sequence is MPMSRILAVTLLLVPFLISQQAQKATSSDCDKTAQTESDLTVCASHAYKGADDELNRIYQSLLKNAANDPVALDKIRAAQNAWVVFRDAQLAALYPAEDKQREYGTVFPMCANLALADLTRQRIDTLKHMLNRVEGDVCAGGSKVDQQTSSDEEHTEWISNVMRSIQTIKVGMNRSDLLKMFTTEGGLEFKDVTTSRRTYVHRKCRYIKVDVKLAIANPNDDLPTDKITEISRPYLDWTVAD, encoded by the coding sequence ATGCCGATGTCCCGAATACTTGCAGTCACACTCCTTCTTGTTCCGTTCCTCATTAGCCAGCAGGCCCAAAAGGCCACTTCTTCAGACTGCGACAAGACGGCCCAAACCGAAAGCGACCTGACCGTATGCGCCAGCCATGCCTACAAAGGGGCTGATGATGAATTAAACCGGATATATCAGAGCCTTCTTAAGAACGCCGCAAATGATCCAGTTGCTCTGGACAAGATCAGAGCCGCCCAAAATGCATGGGTTGTCTTTCGCGACGCACAACTTGCTGCGCTATATCCAGCCGAGGACAAGCAGAGAGAGTACGGAACAGTTTTCCCGATGTGTGCGAATCTGGCATTAGCGGACCTGACAAGGCAGCGAATAGATACGCTGAAACACATGCTCAATCGTGTTGAGGGCGATGTCTGCGCCGGAGGGTCCAAAGTAGATCAGCAGACATCATCTGATGAAGAGCATACGGAATGGATATCAAACGTGATGCGTTCGATTCAGACCATCAAAGTCGGGATGAATCGTTCAGATTTGCTGAAGATGTTTACCACGGAGGGAGGGTTGGAGTTTAAGGATGTAACCACTTCACGAAGAACCTACGTCCACCGAAAATGTCGGTACATCAAAGTTGATGTAAAGCTGGCAATCGCCAATCCCAATGACGACCTGCCCACTGACAAAATCACAGAAATATCGCGTCCCTATCTTGATTGGACAGTGGCGGACTAG
- the folK gene encoding 2-amino-4-hydroxy-6-hydroxymethyldihydropteridine diphosphokinase produces the protein MAKLVYLSCGSNVGDRSASLRAAIERLKGVGTLQAASGFYETEPVELRAQPWFLNCVVALETRLTARDLLDQALAIEQEMGRIRLRDKGPRPIDIDILLYGDEVVEERGLKIPHPSMQKRRFVLEPLAEIAPDVIHPTLKKSARELLAELPAGQVVRRLESGT, from the coding sequence GTGGCCAAACTCGTCTATCTCTCATGCGGCTCTAATGTGGGCGACCGAAGTGCTAGTCTCCGGGCCGCGATCGAGCGATTAAAAGGGGTTGGAACCCTGCAGGCCGCCTCCGGTTTCTATGAGACGGAACCCGTGGAACTCCGCGCCCAGCCTTGGTTTCTCAACTGTGTTGTTGCGCTGGAGACTCGCTTGACTGCACGGGATTTACTCGATCAGGCGCTGGCCATCGAGCAGGAAATGGGACGAATCCGGCTGCGTGACAAGGGTCCGCGCCCCATCGATATCGACATCCTTTTGTATGGCGATGAAGTCGTCGAAGAGCGCGGACTGAAAATTCCACATCCCTCGATGCAGAAACGGCGCTTTGTTTTGGAGCCCTTGGCTGAAATTGCTCCGGATGTGATTCATCCAACGCTCAAGAAATCTGCACGCGAACTTCTTGCGGAATTGCCCGCAGGACAAGTTGTGCGGCGACTGGAATCTGGAACCTAG
- a CDS encoding glutamine synthetase, translated as MSSELRNFLSIPYDELEEMNLKAKKQRLDRVAAHKVQEDRLKYLTDEKRIKALTVLFSDLEGRLHMLDYDKKFLLKSYDNLTFDGSSIRGFTAQRESDLRLAIDWSAFYWAPADVFGPGKVLVFGEVIDKGGEPYSADIRSVLKSFAAGMHKKHGYTLNAANEIEGFLFKTADAERTFHETLKFEYVNTGGYYHSLPGDPLRTFIDTTAEVQRAMGFQNEKDHPEVAPSQFEINYSYAEVLVAADQIQLYKLICRQVARNMGLTACFLPKPVVGVNGSGMHTNVSISKNGKNLFWDAKGEEKLSKMGWEFVDRILTHGNDICLLLNPSVNSYRRLDPHFEAPNQIKASAVDRGSMIRIPIGNEKSMRVEVRSVAPDANPYLVMLSVFRTGLEGETSKIKNLRQAERYLPDNIYTAISNFQKADWTDKLMGKDVKGRYSDLKQASADRCPRLLGSFVKAPEVQYHHDVYNQYLWNRF; from the coding sequence ATGTCAAGCGAATTGCGGAATTTTCTGTCGATCCCGTACGACGAACTGGAAGAGATGAACCTGAAGGCGAAGAAACAGCGCCTCGACCGCGTGGCAGCGCACAAAGTCCAGGAAGACCGGCTCAAGTACCTGACCGACGAAAAGCGCATCAAGGCGTTGACCGTGCTTTTCAGCGATCTCGAAGGCCGGCTGCACATGCTGGACTACGACAAGAAGTTTCTCCTCAAGAGCTACGACAACTTAACTTTTGACGGATCGTCGATTCGTGGCTTCACCGCGCAGCGCGAGAGCGACTTGCGCCTGGCTATCGATTGGAGCGCATTCTACTGGGCTCCGGCGGACGTGTTTGGGCCGGGCAAGGTGCTGGTCTTCGGCGAAGTGATCGACAAGGGCGGCGAGCCCTATTCCGCGGACATCCGCAGCGTGTTGAAGAGCTTTGCTGCCGGCATGCACAAGAAGCATGGCTACACGTTGAACGCCGCCAATGAAATTGAAGGCTTCCTGTTCAAGACAGCTGATGCGGAGCGCACGTTCCACGAAACGCTCAAGTTCGAATATGTAAATACCGGCGGCTACTATCACTCGCTGCCCGGCGATCCGCTGCGCACGTTCATCGACACGACTGCCGAAGTGCAGCGCGCGATGGGATTCCAAAATGAGAAGGATCATCCGGAAGTTGCGCCGTCACAGTTTGAAATCAATTACAGCTATGCCGAAGTGCTGGTCGCCGCCGATCAGATCCAGCTCTACAAGCTGATCTGCCGCCAGGTGGCGCGCAATATGGGACTCACGGCGTGCTTCCTGCCCAAGCCGGTCGTGGGCGTGAACGGCAGCGGTATGCATACCAATGTGTCGATCAGCAAGAATGGCAAGAACCTGTTCTGGGACGCCAAAGGCGAAGAAAAACTGAGCAAGATGGGATGGGAATTCGTCGATCGCATTCTGACGCATGGCAATGACATCTGCCTGTTGCTGAATCCGAGCGTGAATTCGTACCGCCGGCTCGATCCACATTTTGAAGCGCCCAATCAGATCAAGGCTTCGGCTGTGGACCGTGGCTCGATGATTCGTATTCCGATCGGCAACGAGAAGAGCATGCGCGTGGAAGTGCGCTCCGTGGCGCCGGACGCGAATCCGTACCTGGTGATGCTCTCGGTCTTCCGGACTGGATTGGAAGGCGAGACGTCGAAAATCAAGAACCTGCGGCAGGCTGAGCGGTATCTGCCGGACAACATCTACACAGCGATCTCCAATTTCCAGAAAGCCGACTGGACCGACAAACTGATGGGCAAAGATGTGAAGGGCCGCTATTCCGACCTGAAACAGGCTTCTGCCGACCGTTGCCCGAGATTGCTGGGATCGTTTGTGAAGGCGCCCGAGGTGCAGTATCACCACGACGTCTACAACCAGTACCTTTGGAACCGGTTCTAG
- a CDS encoding STAS domain-containing protein, whose translation MAGSFLSEAWLPKSVVCLRDYSLNKFLRDLVAGVTVGLVALPLAMAFAIASGLTPQAGIYCAIVTGFLISLLGGSKTQIGGPTGAFVVVIAGIIAAHGIDGLFLCTMMAGVMLIIMGLTGMGTAVKFIPRPIVIGFTNGIAILIASTQVKDFLGLHLDKVPGEFWLRIKALGQSFPTLSYEAAALAVGTVLVIAICRGISNRIPGAIVAMAIGTAVVRIFHLPVETIGTRFGGIPSGLPHLEIPVFRPELIHGLIGPALTVAMLGAIESLMSAVVSDRMSNDRHNPNVELVAQGFANVISPIFGGLPATGAIARTATNIRAGAQSPVAGIIHALTLLLILLFAAPVVSFVPMAVLAGILMVVAYNMGEWREIPSLLKLTKTDISVWLVTLALTVFADLTVAVQAGMILAALLFISRVAATTTVSQVTDDYIEDGRVHILQDKDIPYYATIFRIHGPFLFGATDKIAVVTENLHKLPPVVVLRLRNMNALDATGLFALEEVAQTLKNSGRELILCGAREQPLELIQQSEFAELIGRENICDNVQEAIQRAEEIFEKLTPAAKGAAR comes from the coding sequence ATGGCAGGTTCTTTCCTATCTGAAGCGTGGCTCCCTAAATCCGTAGTCTGCCTGCGCGACTACAGCCTGAACAAATTCCTGCGCGACCTGGTCGCCGGTGTCACGGTTGGATTAGTGGCATTGCCGTTGGCGATGGCGTTCGCCATTGCTTCCGGACTGACACCGCAAGCCGGAATCTATTGCGCGATCGTCACTGGCTTCCTCATTTCCCTTCTCGGCGGTTCTAAGACCCAGATTGGCGGGCCGACCGGCGCCTTTGTAGTGGTGATTGCCGGCATCATCGCCGCGCATGGAATCGATGGCCTCTTTCTCTGCACCATGATGGCGGGTGTGATGCTCATCATCATGGGCCTAACGGGAATGGGGACGGCGGTGAAGTTTATTCCCCGTCCGATTGTGATCGGATTCACGAACGGTATTGCGATTCTGATTGCCAGCACGCAAGTCAAAGATTTTTTGGGCCTGCATCTGGACAAAGTTCCGGGCGAATTCTGGCTGCGCATCAAGGCGCTCGGGCAAAGTTTCCCGACACTTTCCTATGAAGCAGCCGCGCTGGCAGTGGGCACGGTGTTGGTGATTGCGATCTGCCGCGGAATCTCGAATCGCATCCCGGGCGCGATTGTGGCGATGGCCATCGGTACTGCGGTTGTCCGCATTTTCCACTTGCCGGTTGAAACCATTGGAACGCGCTTCGGAGGCATTCCCAGCGGCCTGCCGCATCTGGAAATTCCTGTATTTCGTCCAGAGCTGATCCATGGTTTGATTGGCCCGGCATTGACCGTGGCGATGCTGGGTGCCATCGAGTCGCTGATGTCGGCGGTGGTTTCGGACCGCATGAGCAATGATCGCCACAATCCCAACGTGGAACTGGTCGCACAGGGATTTGCCAATGTCATCTCACCGATATTCGGCGGGCTGCCGGCTACGGGCGCCATCGCGCGTACGGCCACCAACATTCGCGCAGGTGCGCAGTCACCGGTAGCGGGCATCATCCACGCACTGACGCTGTTGCTCATTCTTCTGTTTGCGGCGCCAGTCGTGAGTTTCGTTCCAATGGCGGTGCTGGCTGGAATCCTGATGGTTGTCGCTTACAACATGGGCGAGTGGCGCGAGATTCCGTCCTTGCTGAAGTTGACGAAAACTGACATCAGCGTGTGGCTGGTGACGCTGGCCTTGACCGTGTTTGCCGATTTAACCGTCGCTGTACAAGCGGGAATGATTCTGGCCGCGCTACTGTTTATCAGCCGGGTGGCCGCGACGACCACGGTCTCGCAGGTCACGGACGACTACATTGAAGACGGCCGCGTTCATATCTTGCAGGACAAGGACATTCCCTACTATGCGACGATCTTCCGTATTCACGGGCCATTCCTGTTCGGCGCGACCGACAAGATTGCAGTCGTCACGGAAAATCTTCACAAGCTTCCGCCGGTAGTGGTGCTGCGCTTGCGCAACATGAACGCACTCGATGCAACCGGACTATTCGCCCTGGAAGAAGTAGCCCAGACTCTCAAGAACAGCGGACGGGAACTGATTCTTTGCGGGGCGCGGGAACAGCCATTGGAGTTGATCCAACAATCAGAATTTGCGGAGTTGATTGGGCGGGAGAATATCTGCGACAACGTGCAGGAAGCGATTCAGCGGGCGGAAGAAATCTTCGAAAAGCTGACGCCGGCTGCGAAGGGCGCCGCCAGGTAG
- a CDS encoding PilZ domain-containing protein, producing the protein MTLESLLISQDASLLGVLRPTLEKLAVSVEVCSGSKTGGELLQKRKFDAVIVDCDDMPGGVDLLTSLRTTQSNATSVAFAVLNGNTTTQQAFQIGANFVLQKPLTPLNATRCFNAALNFMVRERRRYFRHPVEMQVQISLPDSPILAAKTTNLSEGGMAIQLKGKLPKGILAGLRFTLPGTDSMLELKGNTAWADGSGNAGMRFVEVPQSAQFQLEHWLADRLQDELPVQLQEHLKE; encoded by the coding sequence ATGACCCTCGAATCGTTACTGATCAGCCAGGACGCCTCTCTGCTCGGAGTCCTGCGTCCGACTCTGGAGAAGTTAGCTGTCAGTGTCGAGGTGTGCTCCGGTTCAAAGACCGGTGGCGAGTTGCTGCAAAAGCGCAAGTTTGACGCGGTGATTGTCGACTGCGACGACATGCCCGGCGGCGTCGATCTACTCACGTCGTTGCGCACGACGCAAAGTAATGCCACCTCAGTCGCGTTCGCGGTACTGAATGGCAACACCACGACCCAGCAGGCGTTTCAGATCGGCGCCAACTTCGTACTGCAAAAACCGTTGACTCCGCTCAATGCCACTCGCTGCTTCAACGCCGCATTGAACTTCATGGTGCGCGAACGCCGCCGCTATTTCCGCCATCCTGTGGAAATGCAAGTTCAGATCAGCCTGCCGGATAGCCCAATTCTCGCCGCTAAGACCACAAACCTCAGTGAGGGCGGAATGGCAATTCAGCTCAAAGGCAAATTACCCAAGGGGATTCTCGCCGGGCTTCGCTTTACTCTTCCAGGGACGGACTCCATGCTCGAACTAAAAGGCAACACTGCGTGGGCGGATGGTTCTGGCAATGCCGGAATGAGATTTGTCGAAGTGCCGCAGAGCGCGCAATTTCAATTGGAGCATTGGCTCGCCGATCGCCTGCAGGATGAATTGCCCGTCCAGTTGCAAGAACATCTCAAAGAGTAG